One window of the Trifolium pratense cultivar HEN17-A07 linkage group LG2, ARS_RC_1.1, whole genome shotgun sequence genome contains the following:
- the LOC123905646 gene encoding uncharacterized protein LOC123905646 isoform X2: MEEKEMKGSLVYLEMETVSLIPCASVEERNLLADAAKIVEKNSKVYKRKEDLIKFVSENLQSLEFMAAAAKQSLKKTGMHVLSWRKRDYMLAKWISPSAARSTQVCDAAVQETMSSEVVVDADVRDT; the protein is encoded by the exons ATGGAGGAAAAGGAAATGAAGGGATCCCTGGTATATTTGGAAATGGAAACAGTG AGTTTGATTCCTTGTGCAAGTGTTGAAGAGAGGAATTTATTAGCAGATGCGGCGAAGATTGTTGAAAAGAATAGCAAGGTTTACAAAAGGAAAGAAGATTTGATTAAGTTCGTTTCTGAAAATCTTCAATCTCTAGAGTTTATGGCGGCAGCGGCGAAACAGAGTTTGAAGAAGACAGGGATGCATGTTCTGTCATGGAGGAAGCGTGATTACATGCTTGCTAAGTGGATCTCTCCTTCTGCTGCAAGGTCAACGCAAGTCTGCGATGCGGCGGTGCAGGAAACAATGTCGTCGGAGGTTGTTGTGGATGCTGACGTAAGGGACACttga
- the LOC123904230 gene encoding uncharacterized protein LOC123904230: MDTSLSFSRLLSSSTTTSLLSTKTKTLSSNFTLPLKLNRFNPKPLRFSTSSKISATISVGDKLPESTFSYLDPAGEVQTITVSDLTKGKKAVLFAVPGAFTPTCSQKHCQLIMCDCSSLIGCFRFVFQKLCARKLILIMGILCGFVSSNWAESVIQFDFEMATQFDMLCDVLPGHNSWKFKVRVLRMWAISSFMKPNELNSMEMVLIDEKGGKIHALIRKELVYLFQNKLKEGEVYKLSNFDVVPVVGFYRTTLHPYKLIFRSNTKVQNFASSDIPILGFSFTDLAEVASYSVNYDYLIDVIGLISGISNEREYIRAGKVIKMVVLELTDNSGKCECALFGDHVDELQRLIGNCPSGLHVVALQFAKVKIFRGKVSIQDVMNTTRIFLDPEIKETSELIKGLAIAGMSNSEKSIEQINSKVLSKIYNHTISAETTKVSANRSDEKAITIELHVQGFYKLFVQPLAGLQPIPTESDFIVSPIYKYSFKIPLFYLSILSFILSRRLANLPISKDLANYIEPYIVENCISMGQQFGEKEFKIVFYIEVVEIDLADCEDCDDYRRRGIV; this comes from the exons ATGGAtacatctctctctttctctagaCTCCTCTCTTCTTCCACCACCACATCACTCTTATctaccaaaaccaaaaccctctcttccaattttaccctcccCCTCAAACTCAACCGTTTCAACCCAAAACCTCTCCGATTTTCCACTTCATCCAAAATCTCCGCCACCATCTCCGTCGGCGACAAACTTCCCGAATCCACCTTCTCATACCTCGACCCCGCCGGCGAAGTCCAAACCATAACAGTTTCCGACCTAACAAAAGGCAAAAAAGCCGTTCTCTTCGCCGTTCCAGGAGCTTTCACACCAACATGCTCACAGAAACACTGCCAGCTTATCATGTGCGATTGTTCCAGCTTAATAGGGTGTTTTAGATTCGTTTTTCAAAAGCTTTGCGCGCGTAAATTGATTCTGATTATGGGAATACTATGCGGCTTTGTTTCTAGCAATTGG GCTGAATCAGTCATCCAATTCGATTTCGAAATGGCAACCCAATTTGACATGTTGTGCGATGTTCTTCCTGGGCATAATTCATGGAAGTTCAAAGTTCGTGTCCTCCGTATGTGggcaatttcttcttttatgaAGCCTAATGAGTTGAACTCTATGGAAATGGTGCTGATAGATGAGAAG GGAGGTAAGATTCATGCCTTGATAAGGAAAGAATTGGTTTACCTATTCCAGAATAAATTAAAGGAAGGGGAAGTTTATAAGCTATCAAACTTTGATGTTGTTCCAGTCGTTGGATTTTATCGTACAACTCTGCATCCTTACAAATTGATTTTTCGATCGAATACCAAAGTTCAGAATTTTGCGAGTTCTGATATTCCTATTTTGGGATTTTCTTTCACCGATCTTGCTGAAGTGGCTAGCTACTCTGTTAACTATGATTACCTAATAG ATGTCATTGGTTTAATCTCTGGTATATCAAATGAGAGGGAGTATATTCGTGCTGGCAAAGTCATCAAGATGGTTGTGCTTGAACTTACAGACAATAG TGGTAAATGTGAATGCGCGTTGTTTGGTGATCATGTTGATGAGTTGCAAAGATTAATTGGTAATTGTCCTTCCGGTCTCCACGTTGTTGCACTACAGTTTGCCaaagttaaaatatttagaG GGAAAGTTTCCATTCAAGATGTTATGAATACCACAAGGATTTTTCTTGACCCTGAGATTAAAGAGACATCCGAGTTAATAAAGGG gTTAGCCATTGCTGGTATGTCAAACTCCGAAAAAAGTATTGAGCAAATTAACTCCAAAGTATTGAGCAAAATCTATAACCACACAATTAGTGCAGAAACTACTAAAGTGTCTGCAAATAGATCCGATGAAAAAGCAATAACAATAGAACTTCATGTACAAGGATTCTATAAGCTTTTTGTTCAGCCTTTGGCTGGACTTCAACCTATACCAACCGAAAGTGATTTTATTGTATCTCCTATCTATAAATACAGTTTCAAGATTCCTCTTTTCTATCTCTctattttatctttcattttatcTCGAAGGTTGGCCAATTTACCCATTAGCAAGGATTTAGCTAATTATATTGAACCCTATATTGTTGAAAATTGCATTTCAATGGGACAACAATTTGGAGAGAAAGAATTTaagattgttttttatattgagGTCGTTGAAATAGATCTGGCAGATTGTGAAGATTGCGATGATTATCGTAGACGCGGTATCGTTTGA
- the LOC123905646 gene encoding uncharacterized protein LOC123905646 isoform X1, with product MLITPTRTISISTITLMNQPQISLIPCASVEERNLLADAAKIVEKNSKVYKRKEDLIKFVSENLQSLEFMAAAAKQSLKKTGMHVLSWRKRDYMLAKWISPSAARSTQVCDAAVQETMSSEVVVDADVRDT from the exons ATGCTAATAACTCCGACGAGGACGATTTCAATCTCAACTATAACACTCATGAATCAGCCACAGATT AGTTTGATTCCTTGTGCAAGTGTTGAAGAGAGGAATTTATTAGCAGATGCGGCGAAGATTGTTGAAAAGAATAGCAAGGTTTACAAAAGGAAAGAAGATTTGATTAAGTTCGTTTCTGAAAATCTTCAATCTCTAGAGTTTATGGCGGCAGCGGCGAAACAGAGTTTGAAGAAGACAGGGATGCATGTTCTGTCATGGAGGAAGCGTGATTACATGCTTGCTAAGTGGATCTCTCCTTCTGCTGCAAGGTCAACGCAAGTCTGCGATGCGGCGGTGCAGGAAACAATGTCGTCGGAGGTTGTTGTGGATGCTGACGTAAGGGACACttga
- the LOC123905647 gene encoding 60S ribosomal protein L10, protein MGRRPARCYRQIKNKPYPKSRFCRGVPDPKIRIYDVGMKKKGVDEFPFCVHLVSWEKENVSSEALEAARIACNKYMSKFAGKDAFHLRVRVHPFHVLRINKMLSCAGADRLQTGMRGAFGKPLGTCARVAIGQVLLSVRCKDGNSHHAQEALRRAKFKFPGRQKIIVSRKWGFTKFNRTDYLRYKSENRILPDGVNAKLLGCHGPLANRQPGQAFLNASVNE, encoded by the exons ATGGGAAGGA GACCGGCAAGGTGTTATCGACAAATTAAGAACAAGCCGTATCCCAAGTCGCGGTTTTGTCGTGGTGTTCCCGATCCCAAGATCAGAATTTATGATGTTGGAATGAAAAAGAAGGGTGTTGATGAATTCCCATTCTGTGTTCATTTGGTTAGTTGGGAGAAGGAAAATGTTTCAAGTGAGGCACTTGAAGCTGCTAGGATTGCTTGCAACAAGTATATGTCGAAGTTTGCCGGAAAGGATGCATTCCATTTGAGAGTTAGGGTTCATCCTTTCCATGTTCTTAGGATTAACAAGATGCTTTCGTGTGCTGGAGCTGATAGGCTTCAGACCGGTATGCGAGGTGCATTTGGAAAGCCACTTGGAACTTGTGCTAGAGTAGCTATTGGGCAGGTCCTTCTTTCAGTCCGTTGCAAGGATGGAAATAGTCATCATGCTCAGGAGGCTCTTCGTCGTGCTAAGTTTAAGTTTCCCGGTCGTCAAAAGATCATTGTCAGTAGGAAGTG GGGTTTCACCAAGTTTAACAGGACTGATTATCTAAGGTACAAGTCAGAGAATAGGATTTTGCCTGATGGTGTGAATGCAAAG CTTCTTGGGTGCCACGGACCATTGGCTAACCGTCAACCTGGACAAGCTTTTTTGAATGCCAGTGTTAATGAATAG